The sequence AGACCCTGTGGTCCTCCGGCGGGGACCGGCTCGCCACCGCCCAGCGCGAGCGCAAGGCCCTGGACGCCCGCCTCGACGACGTGCGGCGCGCGCGGGCGCGGCTCGACGAGGTGCTCGCCGCCCTGCCCGGCGAGCAGGTCGCGTCGCAGGCCGACCTCGTCGCCCTCGTCGGACGTGCGCACGCGGCCCTGCAGGACACCGACGCGAAGGCCACCGCGCGCGCCGCGCTCTTCGACGCGATGCAGGAGAAGAAGGAGGCGGCGGCGGACCTGACCGACCTGCGGGCGGAGCGCGCCGCGGTCGCACGGCGGCAGGACAACATCCCCGGCCCGTTGCACGCCGCGCGCGCCGCGCTGGCCCAGGCGGCCGGGCTCACCCCGGAGGACCTGCCCTTCGTCGCCGAGCTCGTCGAGGTCCGCACCGAGCACGAGCCGTGGCGCGGCGCGTTCAACCTGGCGCTGGGCGGGTTCGCGACGCTGATGCTCATCGACGTCGCCCACCTGCGGGCGTTCCGGGCCGCGATCGACGCGGTGCCGACTGCGCGCCGGATCCAGTTCGAGGGCGTGCCGACCGGGCTCACGGACGACGTGGGGCTCGACGCGCGGACGCTGCCCGGCCGGCTGGACTACCGCTCCGGGCCGTTCACCGGCTGGGTGCGTGCCGAGCTCGCCCGCCGGTTCGCATACGTGTGCGTGGACACGCCCGGGGAGCTCGCGCAGCACGCCAAGGCGCTGACCCGCGGGGGCCAGGTCTCGGAGGGCGCCCGCGGCGCGCACGGTGGTCAGAGCGGCGCCAACGTCCTGGGCTTCACGAACGACCGTCGCCTGGCCGACCTGGACCGGCAGCTCGACCGCGCCGAGGAACGGCTGCGCTCCGCCGAGCGCCAGGTCACGGAAGCCGAGCGCGACCTGGACCGCCAGGACACGCGGCGGCGCGCGTTCGAGGCCGTCGTCGACCTCACCTGGGAGCAGGTCGACGTCGCGACCATCGAGGACGCGCAGGCACGGTGGGACCAGGTCGTCACCGACGTGACCTCGGGCAACCCGGAGGTCACGCGCCTGCAGCGGCGCGCCGACGAGCTCGACACGACGATCCACGTGCTCACCGAGCAGCTCGGCCGGGCCAAGGGCAGCGTCGACGCGCTGGCCGAGGCGTGGTCGACGGTCACCGACGACGTCGACGCCGCGCAGCGGGCGCTCGACGAGGCACGGGCAGACGCGCAGGAGGACGCGCAGGACGATGCGCAGGAGGACGCGCACGCGGACCGCACGCTCGTCGGACCCGAGCAGCGCGCCTACCTCGAGCAGCTCCTGGGCGCGGGCGGCGACGCGACCGACGGGCAGCCCGCGGACGCCGCCGGGGCGCTGCGGGCGCTCGACGACGTGCTCGCGCGCGCGGGCGAGCTGCTCCGCGCGGACCGCCAGGCCGCCCAGCAGACCATCGGCGCGGCACGGGACGCGCTGCGGCGGACGTTCGAGACGTTCGTCGAGCGCTGGCCGGACCCGAACCTGGGCACCGACCCCGAGGCGTCGTTCGGCGACTTCGAGCGCATCCTCGTCGAGCTCGAGACGAGCGGGCTGCACGAGCTCGAGGACGAGTGGCGGCGCAGCCTGCTGCGCCTGTCCGGCAACGACCTCACGGATCTGCACAGCGCCCTGGTGCGCTCCGTGCGCGAGATCAAGGAGCGCATCCGGCCCGTCAACGACATCCTCGCCGACCTGCCCTTCGCCGACGACCACCACCGCCTGCGGATCGACGCTCGCGACACCCAGTCGGCGGTCGTCGCCCGGTTCCGCAAAGAGCTCCGCGACCTGCGCGAGCTGCTGGCCACCGAGGCGACCGACGCCGAGCGGGAGCGCCGCTACCTGCGCATGGCGAAGGTGATCGACCGGATCCGGCGGACCGCTCCGGACCACGCCGACCTGGTCGACGTGCGCCGGCACGTGCGCCTGTCGGCGGAGAAGATCGACCTCGACGGCCACCACGTCGCGCTGTACGACCACATCGGCGAGAAGTCCGGCGGCGAGTCGCAGGAGCTCGTCGCGTTCATCGTCGGCGCCGCCCTGCGCTACCAGCTCGGCGACGCCGGCGCCGAGCGCCCCCGGTACGCCCCGGTGTTCTTGGACGAGGCCCTCATCAAGGCCGACGCGCGGTTCACCGGCCGGGCCGTCGGCGCCTGGCGCGGACTCGGCTTCCAGCTCGTCATCGGTGCGCCGAACGACAAGTTCAGCGCGCTCGAGCCGCACGTGGACCTCAAGTACGTCGTCCTCAAGGACGCCACGGGCCGTTCCCGCACCAAGCCGATCGCGGGCGTCTCCGCGGAGCCGCCGACAGCGTGATCCCCGCGGCCGACCTACGGTGGGTCGTATGACCTTTCCTGTGCGCATCGGTGTCCAGCTCCAGCCCCAGCACGCCGACTACGGCCAGATCCGCGACGCGGTGCGCCGCGCCGAGGACCTGGGCGTCGACGTGATCTTCAACTGGGACCACTTCTTCCCGCTCAGCGGCGACCCCGACGGCAAGCACTTCGAGTGCTGGACCATGCTCGGCGCGTGGGCCGAGCAGACCGAGCGGGTCCAGATCGGCGCGCTCGTCACCTGCAACTCCTACCGGAACCCGGAGCTGCTCGCGGACATGGCGCGGACGGTCGACCACATCAGCGGCGGGCGGCTGCTCCTCGGCATCGGTGCCGGCTGGTTCGAGAAGGACTACGACGAGTTCGGGTACGAGTTCGGCACCGCGGGTGGGCGCATCGCGGACCTCGCCGCGGCGCTCCCCCGCATCAAGGCCCGGTGGGCGCGGTCCAACCCGCTGCCGACGCGGGACATCCCGGTGCTGATCGGCGGCGGGGGTGAGCGCAAGACCCTGCGCGTCGTCGCCGAGCACGCCGACGTCTGGCACACGTTCGGCGACGCCGAGACCCTGGCGCGCAAGAGCGGGATCCTCGACGAGCACGGCGCGGCCGTGGGCCGGGACACGGCGAGCCTCGTCGAGCGCTCCGTCGGCGTCTCGGCGCCGCCGAGCGAGCAGTCGCCCGCCCTCCTCGAGGCCGGGGCGACGCTGTTCACCGTCGGCGTCTCCGGGCCGGACTACGACCTCTCGCTCGTCGAGCAGTGGGTGGCCTGGCGCGACGCCCGCGGCTGACCGGTCGCCTGGCGCGAGTCGGAGGGCCTGACGGGTCCCCGGCGGCTGGCCGTCAGTCGGTCGAGGCGCCGGGGACCTTGTCGGCGACATCGTCGTAGGACTGCGCCACGGGCGCGGCACCCACCGCGTACCGCAGGCGGACGACGCCCGTCGGGTACGTCTCCGAGCCCAGCAGTCGCAGGTGGGCTGCGGCATCGCCGCATTGCAGCAGACGGTCGCCCCCGCCGACCAGCACGGGGTGCACCAGCAGGCGGAGCTCGTCGAGCAGGCCGGCGGCGATGAGCTGCCTCACGACCGAGATCGAGCCCGGCACCAGGACCTTGCCGAGCACGGGGTCCGCCTGGAGCGCGGCCGCGGCCGTGAGAAGGTCCGGCGCCGCCTCGGCGTTGCGCCAGCCGAGGTCCTGGGTCCCGCGCGTCGCCACGACCTTGCGGGTGTCCCCGAGCGTCGTGGCAAACCCGGCGTCCTCACCGCCCGCCGCCTCGCGCCCGGGCCACGCGCCGGCGAACGAGTCGTAGGTGACGCGCCCGAGGAGCAGCACGTCGACGTCCTCGTAGTCCTCGCCGACCGCCGCGCCCATGTGCTCGTCGAAGTACGGGAAGTGCCACGCGGGGTCGACCTCGGCGACCCCGTCGAGCGAGATGAACAGCGTCGAGACGATCGTGGCCATCGTGGCTCCCCGGGTCGGTGCGGCGGCGGGCTCGTGCACGCTGAGGCGCACCGACGACGCTACCGGCCCCGACCGACACGGGTCCGGGCCAGCGCCTTGACCGACGCGGAGCCGGTCCGACGAGCGGCCGGTCAGGCGACCTCGTCCTCGGCCGCGGGAGCGATGTAGAAGTTGTCCCGGAAGAGCCCGGTCGGGTCGTAGCGCCGCTTGAGCTCGCGCAGGCGCGCCAGGTGGGCCGGCGGGAACGCGCGGGCCACCACGTCCGCACCCTCGTCGGACTCAAAGCTCAGGTACATGCCCTCGAGGTGCGGCTCGAGGCGGCGCCACCAGGTGTCGAGGCCCGACGCGCGGGTGCCCATCGCCGCGATGTTGAACGCGGCGTCCCGCCACGCGTACGCCGTCGCGTCCGTCGGCACGTCGGACACGGCCCCGCCGACCGCGCGGATCTGGAAGAAGTGCGCGGCCCCGGCGTCGAGCAGCGCGGTCGCCTCCGCCGCGAGCTCGGGCGTCAGGTGCCGGACCATGCCGGAGTGCGAGTGCGGCTCACCCTGCCCACGCTGCGGCCCCTCCTGGTGGAACGCCCCCATGATCTCGTCGTACCGCGCGAGCGCGACGGACTGGTCGAGCAGCGGCGCGACCGCCGCCACCGGGCCGAGCCGCTCGATGATCGTCTCGGGGTCGTCGGAGTCGACGACGAGCATGGCCTGGGCGTAGCGGGGCTGGCCCGGCCGCGTCGCGCCGAGGACCAGCTGGCCCGTGACGGACCGGTGCGAGGACTCGATCGCGGTCCCCCAGCGCACCAGCAGGTCGGTCAGGTCGCCGGCGTCGAGCACCAGCTGCGCGAAGCCGACCTGGCCGACGGGCGCGGCCTCGATCTCGACCGAGACCACGACACCGAAGTTGGCCCCCGCGCCGCGCATGCCCCAGAACAGGTCGACGTTCTCGTCGTCCGAGGCGCGCACCAGCGACCCGTCGGCGAGCACGACGTCCATCGAGCGCACGCGGTCGATGGTCAGCCCGTGCTCGCGCGCGAACCAGCCGACGCCGCCGGCCGTCACGAGGCCCCCGACACCCACGCCGCCGTAGTCGCCGCTCGTGATCGCCAGGCCGTGCGGTGCGAGGCCGCGCGCGACGTCGATCCAGCGTGCGCCCGGACCCAGGCGCACGCGGCCGGTCGCCTCGTCGAGCACCGTCACCTCGTTCAGCGCGCTCACGTCGACGACGAGCCCGCCGTGGTTGACCGAGCGGCCCGAGATCCCGTGGCCCGCGCTGAGGAGCCCGAGCGGGAGGTCGCGGTGCCGGTCGGCGAACGCGATCGAATCGCGCACCTGGTCCACGGTCTGCGGCCGCAGCGCGAGCCCGGGCGCGCCTCCGCGCAGGTACGACGAGGTGTAGCGGGCGTAGCCGCGGTCGCCGGGCTCGACCGCGTTCTCGACCAGCGACGCGGGCAGCTCGTCGTAGGCGATCCCCGGCAGCCGCTGCGCGAGCGCGACGGCGTTGCGGACACGGCCGGCGGGCGCGGTCCCGCGCGCCGAGCGCTCCCGGGCGACACGCTCCCGGACGTCCGGCATCACGTCGCCGGCGAACCGCTCGAGCACGCGCGGGTCGTCCGCCGCGACGATGAACACGCTCACGCCGTCCTCGAGCGCGAGCTCGGCGATCTCGTCCGCCCCGAGCGGCCCGATGTTGAGCAGCCGGGTGACCTCGCGCGGGTCGCGGCCGGCCGCCTGCGCAGCCTCGTCGATCGTCGCGTTGCCGCGCTGGAGGTCACCGGGCTGCAGGTAGCTCTGCGAGGGCAGCCAGCCGTCCGCCGAGCGTCCGATGAGGCGCAGCATCCGCGGCTTGAGCGCGCCCAGCCAGATCGGGATGTCGTGCGCGGGAGCGGGACCGCGCTTGGCGCCCGTGACGTGGTGGTGCTCGCCGCCGGCGCGCAGCGGGCCGCGCGCGTCGGCGTCCCAGATCCCCCGGATCACCTCGAGCGCCTCGCTGAGCGCGTCCACCCCCTGGCCCGGCGTGAGGCGGCCGCCACCCATGGCCTCGATGGCGTCCCAGAACGCGCCCGCGCCGAGGCCGAGGTTGACCCGGCCGCCCGAGAGCAGGTCGAGGCTCGCCGCCGAGCGCGCCAGGACCGCGGGCTGGCGCAGCGGCAGGTTCAGCACGTTGCCCGCGAGGCCGATCCGCTCCGTGCGGGCGGCCACCCAGGTCAGGAGCGTCCACGTGTCGTGGAACGACGGCTGATACGGGTGGTCCTGGAACGTGACCAGGTCGAAGCCGAGCTCCTCGCTGAGCTGGGCGAGCTTGACCGGCCGCTCGGGCGGCGCGTTGACGGGCGTGACGAACGTGCCGAAGCGCAGGGGGTGACCGTAGTCGGGCATGCCGTCAGCATCCGCGCCGCGGGCGCGTCGACGCAACCGGTCAGTAAGGCACTTACGATGGGTAAGTGAGTACGACGAGCCTGCCCTCCCAGCCCACCGCCCCCGCGACGCACACGGTCGAGCCCTGGCACCTCATCGACGACGACGAGTGCCGCCGCGCCTCGCGCGTGCTCGAGCTCGTCGGGCGCCGCTGGAGCAGCAGCATCCTGTTCGCGATCGCCCGCGGGGCCCGCCGGTTCGGCCAGGTGCTCGCCTCGGTCGCCGGGCTGTCCGACCGCATGCTCGCGGTGCGGCTCAAGGAGCTCGAGCGTGCGGAGCTCGT is a genomic window of Cellulomonas fulva containing:
- a CDS encoding LLM class F420-dependent oxidoreductase; the encoded protein is MTFPVRIGVQLQPQHADYGQIRDAVRRAEDLGVDVIFNWDHFFPLSGDPDGKHFECWTMLGAWAEQTERVQIGALVTCNSYRNPELLADMARTVDHISGGRLLLGIGAGWFEKDYDEFGYEFGTAGGRIADLAAALPRIKARWARSNPLPTRDIPVLIGGGGERKTLRVVAEHADVWHTFGDAETLARKSGILDEHGAAVGRDTASLVERSVGVSAPPSEQSPALLEAGATLFTVGVSGPDYDLSLVEQWVAWRDARG
- a CDS encoding dihydrofolate reductase family protein, yielding MATIVSTLFISLDGVAEVDPAWHFPYFDEHMGAAVGEDYEDVDVLLLGRVTYDSFAGAWPGREAAGGEDAGFATTLGDTRKVVATRGTQDLGWRNAEAAPDLLTAAAALQADPVLGKVLVPGSISVVRQLIAAGLLDELRLLVHPVLVGGGDRLLQCGDAAAHLRLLGSETYPTGVVRLRYAVGAAPVAQSYDDVADKVPGASTD
- a CDS encoding LLM class flavin-dependent oxidoreductase, translated to MPDYGHPLRFGTFVTPVNAPPERPVKLAQLSEELGFDLVTFQDHPYQPSFHDTWTLLTWVAARTERIGLAGNVLNLPLRQPAVLARSAASLDLLSGGRVNLGLGAGAFWDAIEAMGGGRLTPGQGVDALSEALEVIRGIWDADARGPLRAGGEHHHVTGAKRGPAPAHDIPIWLGALKPRMLRLIGRSADGWLPSQSYLQPGDLQRGNATIDEAAQAAGRDPREVTRLLNIGPLGADEIAELALEDGVSVFIVAADDPRVLERFAGDVMPDVRERVARERSARGTAPAGRVRNAVALAQRLPGIAYDELPASLVENAVEPGDRGYARYTSSYLRGGAPGLALRPQTVDQVRDSIAFADRHRDLPLGLLSAGHGISGRSVNHGGLVVDVSALNEVTVLDEATGRVRLGPGARWIDVARGLAPHGLAITSGDYGGVGVGGLVTAGGVGWFAREHGLTIDRVRSMDVVLADGSLVRASDDENVDLFWGMRGAGANFGVVVSVEIEAAPVGQVGFAQLVLDAGDLTDLLVRWGTAIESSHRSVTGQLVLGATRPGQPRYAQAMLVVDSDDPETIIERLGPVAAVAPLLDQSVALARYDEIMGAFHQEGPQRGQGEPHSHSGMVRHLTPELAAEATALLDAGAAHFFQIRAVGGAVSDVPTDATAYAWRDAAFNIAAMGTRASGLDTWWRRLEPHLEGMYLSFESDEGADVVARAFPPAHLARLRELKRRYDPTGLFRDNFYIAPAAEDEVA
- a CDS encoding ATP-binding protein; this encodes MTMIDSLFGLIPAASTGQQWVARDLQLVNWGGYDGHHLIRLASTATLLSGGSGSGKSTLMDAYIALLMPHTTPFNGASNGGVVGRPRGKDQRNILSYARGKLDESRTEDGTRQTVLRGDGRDTWSAIAMTWVDQSGTQLTAVRAWYVPATARVLEDVVAVRATADGPFDLRDLEPAAAQRFGRAAVAATGLTCFDTDRELTARLHSTLGIGAAGDGNKAVALLGRIQAGQQITTVDALYKAMVLEEPDTFATAEAVVEQFDKLSGTREQMITARQQVKALEPIRQHRADIEAAGERLRVMEQIGGFDEPASPAALWKHGRRLDLLRAAEQDLQRRHQQARGLVTETQARVTAARVELDGVKETLWSSGGDRLATAQRERKALDARLDDVRRARARLDEVLAALPGEQVASQADLVALVGRAHAALQDTDAKATARAALFDAMQEKKEAAADLTDLRAERAAVARRQDNIPGPLHAARAALAQAAGLTPEDLPFVAELVEVRTEHEPWRGAFNLALGGFATLMLIDVAHLRAFRAAIDAVPTARRIQFEGVPTGLTDDVGLDARTLPGRLDYRSGPFTGWVRAELARRFAYVCVDTPGELAQHAKALTRGGQVSEGARGAHGGQSGANVLGFTNDRRLADLDRQLDRAEERLRSAERQVTEAERDLDRQDTRRRAFEAVVDLTWEQVDVATIEDAQARWDQVVTDVTSGNPEVTRLQRRADELDTTIHVLTEQLGRAKGSVDALAEAWSTVTDDVDAAQRALDEARADAQEDAQDDAQEDAHADRTLVGPEQRAYLEQLLGAGGDATDGQPADAAGALRALDDVLARAGELLRADRQAAQQTIGAARDALRRTFETFVERWPDPNLGTDPEASFGDFERILVELETSGLHELEDEWRRSLLRLSGNDLTDLHSALVRSVREIKERIRPVNDILADLPFADDHHRLRIDARDTQSAVVARFRKELRDLRELLATEATDAERERRYLRMAKVIDRIRRTAPDHADLVDVRRHVRLSAEKIDLDGHHVALYDHIGEKSGGESQELVAFIVGAALRYQLGDAGAERPRYAPVFLDEALIKADARFTGRAVGAWRGLGFQLVIGAPNDKFSALEPHVDLKYVVLKDATGRSRTKPIAGVSAEPPTA
- a CDS encoding winged helix-turn-helix transcriptional regulator, translated to MSTTSLPSQPTAPATHTVEPWHLIDDDECRRASRVLELVGRRWSSSILFAIARGARRFGQVLASVAGLSDRMLAVRLKELERAELVVRLVEPTTPVSVRYELTPRGRELVEAMQPLVRYGQRWATGR